A single region of the Brassica rapa cultivar Chiifu-401-42 chromosome A03, CAAS_Brap_v3.01, whole genome shotgun sequence genome encodes:
- the LOC103860128 gene encoding uncharacterized protein LOC103860128 isoform X2 — protein MEFCLIADTISVCTAKQGIAFGKSLLNRWEHISFADSSVDQAPPVIFPVDAIAPSIQSSSIKTIRRIRKKRRTKRVSFGGDSEDGGDFGRFVLEGGFGGNDGPFGFGGGGDGGGGGKGWSYGGGGNWDESSSWSDPAMEFVYEVICWIALSYCVHFAFKRMVRIVTDGEREKLNLTLSPVC, from the exons ATGGAGTTCTGTCTGATCGCCGATACAATCTCAGTTTGCACGGCGAAGCAAGGCATAGCGTTTGGGAAATCTCTACTTAACCGGTGGGAACACATTTCATTCGCCGATTCCTCCGTTGATCAAGCACCGCCGGTTATCTTCCCCGTCGATGCAATCGCTCCGTCGATACAATCCAGCTCTATTAAGACAATCCGCCGGATCCGCAAAAAGCGGCGCACGAAGCGCGTTTCGTTCGGCGGCGATTCGGAAGACGGAGGAGATTTCGGTCGGTTTGTATTAGAAGGCGGTTTCGGTGGTAACGACGGTCCGTTCGGATTCGGCGGTGGAGGTGATGGCGGCGGCGGTGGGAAGGGATGGAGCTACGGCGGAGGTGGAAATTGGGATGAGTCATCGTCTTGGTCGGATCCGGCGATGGAGTTCGTGTACGAAGTGATTTGCTGGATCGcgt TGTCGTATTGCGTGCACTTTGCGTTCAAGAGGATGGTGAGGATCGTGACGGACGGTGAGAGGGAGAAGTTGAATCTGACATTATCTCCGGTGTGCTGA
- the LOC103860128 gene encoding uncharacterized protein LOC103860128 isoform X1 produces the protein MEFCLIADTISVCTAKQGIAFGKSLLNRWEHISFADSSVDQAPPVIFPVDAIAPSIQSSSIKTIRRIRKKRRTKRVSFGGDSEDGGDFGRFVLEGGFGGNDGPFGFGGGGDGGGGGKGWSYGGGGNWDESSSWSDPAMEFVYEVICWIALSYCVHFAFKRMVRIVTDGEREKLNLTLSPVC, from the exons ATGGAGTTCTGTCTGATCGCCGATACAATCTCAGTTTGCACGGCGAAGCAAGGCATAGCGTTTGGGAAATCTCTACTTAACCGGTGGGAACACATTTCATTCGCCGATTCCTCCGTTGATCAAGCACCGCCGGTTATCTTCCCCGTCGATGCAATCGCTCCGTCGATACAATCCAGCTCTATTAAGACAATCCGCCGGATCCGCAAAAAGCGGCGCACGAAGCGCGTTTCGTTCGGCGGCGATTCGGAAGACGGAGGAGATTTCGGTCGGTTTGTATTAGAAGGCGGTTTCGGTGGTAACGACGGTCCGTTCGGATTCGGCGGTGGAGGTGATGGCGGCGGCGGTGGGAAGGGATGGAGCTACGGCGGAGGTGGAAATTGGGATGAGTCATCGTCTTGGTCGGATCCGGCGATGGAGTTCGTGTACGAAGTGATTTGCTGG ATCGCGTTGTCGTATTGCGTGCACTTTGCGTTCAAGAGGATGGTGAGGATCGTGACGGACGGTGAGAGGGAGAAGTTGAATCTGACATTATCTCCGGTGTGCTGA
- the LOC103859183 gene encoding multiple organellar RNA editing factor 3, mitochondrial isoform X1 produces MALFTARRKLATVLSKALSSSSSSFSTLSSRSRFAVPLIDKLSSTRTVLGPCYMPTRPKTSGSGYSPLNDPSPNWSNRPPKETILLDGCDYEHWLIVMEFNDPKPTEDEMINAYVKTLTSVVGSEEEAKKKIYSVSTSTYTGFGALISEELSCKVKGLPGVLWVLPDSYLDVPNKDYGGDLYIEGKVIPRPQYRFTEQRQIRNRSRPRYDRRRETMQVERREPTQQNNWNQNQPPSSTGHQAPDN; encoded by the exons ATGGCTCTTTTCACCGCGCGGCGCAAATTAGCGACAGTACTAAGCAAagcactctcttcttcttcgtcgtcgttCTCTACGCTCTCTTCTCGTTCTCGATTCGCCGTGCCACTAATCGACAAGCTTTCCTCGACCCGAACCGTACTAGGCCCGTGTTACATGCCCACCCGACCCAAGACATCCGGGTCAGGATACTCTCCGCTGAACGATCCTTCGCCGAACTGGAGCAACCGTCCGCCGAAGGAGACGATTCTTCTTGACGGATGCGATTACGAGCATTGGCTCATCGTCATGGAGTTTAATGATCCCAAACCAACCGAAGATGAGATGATCAATGCTTATGTCAAAACGTTAACTTCCGTTGTCGGAAG CGAGGAAGAGGCAAAGAAGAAGATCTACTCTGTTTCTACTTCGACTTACACTGGCTTTGGTGCTCTGATCTCTGAAGAGCTCTCTTGCAAAGTCAAAG GATTGCCTGGTGTTCTCTGGGTCCTACCAGATTCTTATCTTGACGTACCCAACAAAGACTATGGAG GTGATTTGTACATTGAAGGAAAGGTGATACCCAGACCACAGTATAGGTTCACTGAACAGCGCCAGATCAGAAACCGGTCTAGGCCTAGGTACGATAGGCGCCGTGAGACTATGCAGGTGGAGAGGAGAGAGCCAACACAACAGAACAACTGGAACCAAAATCAACCACCATCATCCACGGGTCATCAAGCTCCGGATAATTAG
- the LOC103859183 gene encoding multiple organellar RNA editing factor 3, mitochondrial isoform X2, whose amino-acid sequence MALFTARRKLATVLSKALSSSSSSFSTLSSRSRFAVPLIDKLSSTRTVLGPCYMPTRPKTSGSGYSPLNDPSPNWSNRPPKETILLDGCDYEHWLIVMEFNDPKPTEDEMINAYVKTLTSVVGSEEEAKKKIYSVSTSTYTGFGALISEELSCKVKGVNLCLVLSELLLLSVGRGQRTYQCLRIAWCSLGPTRFLS is encoded by the exons ATGGCTCTTTTCACCGCGCGGCGCAAATTAGCGACAGTACTAAGCAAagcactctcttcttcttcgtcgtcgttCTCTACGCTCTCTTCTCGTTCTCGATTCGCCGTGCCACTAATCGACAAGCTTTCCTCGACCCGAACCGTACTAGGCCCGTGTTACATGCCCACCCGACCCAAGACATCCGGGTCAGGATACTCTCCGCTGAACGATCCTTCGCCGAACTGGAGCAACCGTCCGCCGAAGGAGACGATTCTTCTTGACGGATGCGATTACGAGCATTGGCTCATCGTCATGGAGTTTAATGATCCCAAACCAACCGAAGATGAGATGATCAATGCTTATGTCAAAACGTTAACTTCCGTTGTCGGAAG CGAGGAAGAGGCAAAGAAGAAGATCTACTCTGTTTCTACTTCGACTTACACTGGCTTTGGTGCTCTGATCTCTGAAGAGCTCTCTTGCAAAGTCAAAGGTGTGAACTTATGTCTTGTTCTGTCCGAATTATTGTTGTTGTCTGTTGGAAGAGGACAAAGAACATATCAGTGTCTTAG GATTGCCTGGTGTTCTCTGGGTCCTACCAGATTCTTATCTTGA
- the LOC103859184 gene encoding probable pectinesterase/pectinesterase inhibitor 23: MALDEDKKQKCLVAGSVSAVLLIMVVSVAVITSKNSPNENQIRQATKAVKAVCAPTDYKEICLKSIMDASPNSTEPLELIKLAINVTIESINQGLKKASIDVKPKTDEDPEAKDAFELCEKLMFDAIDDLKKCLNRGFSAAQIVGFVEDLRVWLSGAIAFQQTCIDSFKEIKSNTLMIDMRKIFKPSKRLTSNSLAMVTELSTILPNSNTTGLTKALSKYARKLLNTEEDGIPTWVRPEVRRLIEEEAPPIELEPQPPPPPPPARTDAVVAQDGSGQFKTIAEALNFVPKDNSPFIIYIKTGIYKEQIKITKKMPYVTMIGDGQNLTIITGSLNFGIGRVKTFLTATVTIEGEHFTAKAIGIENTAGPDGRQAVAMRVSADYAVFYECKFDGYQDTLFVHSQRQFYRDCTVTGTIDFVFGDAKCILQNSVIVFRKPKKGQTCVVAAQGRSDRHESTGLVFQNCHITGDEEYMAMRPAKKSFLGRPWKRFSRTIMLMSALDDVIDPDGWLPWKGEFALKTLYFAEYLSGGFGANDSLRVKWPGVKNITAEDAQLYTGGRFLGGDSWIPHTQVPYIANL; the protein is encoded by the exons ATGGCGTTGGATGAGGACAAGAAACAGAAATGCCTCGTCGCTGGTAGTGTCTCGGCTGTGCTACTGATTATGGTTGTCTCGGTAGCTGTCATAACATCTAAAAACTCACCCAATGAAAATCAGATCAGGCAAGCCACCAAAGCCGTTAAAGCAGTTTGTGCACCTACTGACTACAAAGAGATATGCCTCAAAAGTATAATGGACGCTTCTCCCAACTCCACAGAGCCTCTCGAACTCATCAAGCTTGCCATCAACGTCACTATCGAATCCATCAACCAGGGCCTCAAGAAAGCCTCTATAGATGTTAAACCCAAGACTGATGAAGACCCAGAAGCAAAAGATGCTTTTGAGCTATGTGAGAAGCTAATGTTTGACGCTATTGATGATCTTAAAAAATGTCTTAACCGTGGGTTCTCAGCTGCTCAAATTGTAGGCTTTGTTGAGGATCTTCGGGTTTGGCTAAGCGGCGCCATTGCTTTCCAGCAAACCTGTATAGATTCCTTCAAGGAGATTAAGTCTAATACTCTTATGATTGACATGCGCAAAATCTTCAAACCATCAAAAAGGCTTACCAGCAATAGCCTCGCCATGGTTACTGAACTTTCCACCATTCTCCCAAATTCCAACACCACAG GACTAACAAAAGCTCTTTCGAAATACGCCAGAAAGCTTTTGAATACAGAAGAAGATGGTATCCCAACATGGGTTAGACCAGAGGTACGGAGGCTCATAGAAGAAGAAGCACCACCAATAGAATTAGAAccacaaccaccaccaccaccaccaccagcgAGAACTGATGCGGTGGTGGCTCAAGACGGAAGTGGACAGTTCAAGACCATCGCCGAGGCTCTAAACTTTGTTCCCAAAGACAACAGTCCATTCATCATCTACATCAAAACGGGTATATACAAGGAGCAAATAAAGATCACAAAGAAAATGCCTTACGTCACTATGATAGGTGATGGACAAAACTTGACCATCATTACAGGCAGCCTCAACTTCGGCATCGGAAGAGTCAAGACTTTCCTAACAGCCACAGTCA CAATCGAGGGGGAGCACTTCACAGCGAAGGCCATCGGGATCGAGAACACAGCAGGACCAGACGGACGCCAGGCGGTGGCGATGAGAGTCTCAGCGGACTACGCCGTGTTCTACGAATGCAAATTCGACGGTTACCAAGACACTCTATTCGTCCACTCCCAACGCCAGTTCTACCGCGACTGCACCGTCACGGGAACCATAGACTTCGTCTTCGGCGACGCCAAGTGCATCCTCCAAAACTCCGTGATCGTCTTCAGAAAGCCCAAGAAAGGCCAGACGTGCGTCGTCGCCGCTCAGGGGCGCAGCGACAGGCACGAGTCCACTGGGCTGGTGTTCCAGAACTGCCACATAACGGGGGATGAGGAGTACATGGCGATGAGACCCGCGAAGAAGTCTTTTCTAGGGAGACCGTGGAAACGGTTCTCGAGGACGATCATGCTGATGTCAGCGCTGGATGACGTGATCGATCCGGACGGGTGGCTTCCCTGGAAAGGTGAGTTTGCGCTGAAGACGCTGTACTTCGCCGAGTATCTGAGTGGTGGGTTTGGAGCGAATGATAGCCTTAGAGTTAAGTGGCCTGGTGTCAAGAATATAACGGCTGAAGATGCGCAGTTATATACTGGAGGTAGGTTCTTAGGTGGTGACTCGTGGATCCCTCACACCCAAGTTCCTTACATTGCCAACTTGTAG
- the LOC103859185 gene encoding lipoamide acyltransferase component of branched-chain alpha-keto acid dehydrogenase complex, mitochondrial, producing MIARRIWRSHRFLRPFSSSSVCAPPLLAPYHSQSFASRPFLVPSLSLMKWCGRGGGGGGSRSWYSNEAISIDSNAGGGFIDVPLAQTGEGIAECELLKWFVKEGDPVEEFQPLCEVQSDKATIEITSRFKGKVALISHAPGDIIKVGETLVKLAVEDANDALQVSSDTPKNVEPICSKPKLDTLVGALSTPAVRTLAKDLGIDINLVIGSGKDGRVLKEDVLQFSSQKQNVTDSAPSENPVIRGDSVSTNFEDQIVPLRGFNRAMVKTMTMATKVPHFHFVEEINCDALVKLKHFFKEHNTDSTVKHTFLPTLIKSLSMALTKYPYVNGCFNEESLEIILKGSHNIGVAMATEHGLVVPNIKNVQSLSLLEITKEMSRLQHLATNNKLSPEDVTGGTITLSNIGAIGGKFGSPLLNLPEVAIIALGRIEKVPKFKEDGSVYPASTMMVNIAADHRVLDGATVARFCCQWKEYIEKPELLMLQMR from the exons ATGATCGCAAGGCGGATCTGGCGGAGCCATCGGTTTCTCCGCCCATTCAGCTCGTCTTCTGTTTGCGCTCCGCCGTTGCTAGCTCCTTATCATTCTCAGTCGTTCGCGTCGCGCCCGTTCCTTGTTCCTTCTCTCTCC TTGATGAAATGGTGTggacgaggaggaggaggaggaggaagtagAAGCTGGTATTCAAACGAAGCTATCTCCATAGATTCAAACGCAGGAGGAGGTTTCATTGATGTGCCACTGGCACAAACTGGGGAAGGTATTGCTGAATGTGAGCTTCTCAAGTGGTTTGTCAAAGAG GGAGATCCTGTGGAAGAGTTTCAGCCACTCTGTGAAGTTCAGAGCGATAAAGCAACCATTGAGATAACAAGCCGTTTCAAAGGGAAAGTAGCTCTCATTTCACATGCTCCTGGTGACATTATCAAG GTTGGAGAGACTCTGGTTAAGCTGGCTGTAGAAGATGCTAACGATGCTCTTCAAGTATCCTCTGATACTCCAAAAAATGTAGAACCTATCTGCTCAAAGCCAAAACTAGACACTCTTGTTGGAGCTCTATCAACTCCTGCTGTTCGTACCCTTGCTAAAGACCTTGGCATAGACATCAACCTCGTGATTGGAAGCGGTAAAGACGGGAGAGTCTTGAAAGAGGATGTTCTCCAATTCAGTAGCCAGAAACAAAACGTAACTGATTCAGCTCCTTCTGAGAATCCTGTTATAAGAGGAGACTCGGTCTCCACTAACTTTGAAGATCAAATAGTTCCTCTCAGGGGATTCAACAGAGCAATGGTCAAGACAATGACTATGGCTACAAAAGTACCACACTTTCACTTCGTTGAAGAGATAAACTGCGACGCGCTCGTGAAGCTCAAACACTTCTTCAAAGAGCACAACACAGACTCCACCGTTAAACACACGTTCCTCCCCACTTTGATCAAGTCCCTCTCGATGGCTCTAACCAAATACCCCTACGTGAATGGTTGCTTCAACGAGGAGTCGTTAGAGATCATCCTCAAAGGTTCACACAATATTGGAGTTGCGATGGCTACTGAACATGGCCTAGTCGTTCCTAATATAAAGAATGTTCAGTCACTATCTTTACTAGAGATAACCAAAGAGATGTCACGGTTACAGCATTTGGCGACGAACAACAAGCTTAGCCCCGAGGATGTAACAGGTGGAACCATAACTCTGAGTAACATTGGAGCGATCGGTGGGAAGTTTGGTTCCCCTCTTTTGAACTTACCTGAAGTTGCTATTATAGCTCTTGGAAGGATCGAGAAAGTTCCGAAGTTTAAAGAAGACGGGTCTGTTTATCCTGCATCGACAATGATG gTTAACATAGCTGCGGATCATAGAGTTCTAGATGGAGCAACGGTGGCTCGGTTTTGTTGCCAGTGGAAAGAGTATATTGAGAAACCGGAGTTGCTAATGCTTCAGATGAGATga
- the LOC103859186 gene encoding glyoxysomal fatty acid beta-oxidation multifunctional protein MFP-a encodes MASRTKGTTTMEVGADGVAVITLVNPPVNSLSFDVLYSLKSNYEEALSRNDVKAIVVTGAKGKFSGGFDISGFGEIQKGTMKEPKVGYISIDILTDLLEAAKKPSVAAIDGLALGGGLELSMACHARISAPGAQLGLPELQLGVIPGFGGTQRLPRLVGLTKALEMILTSKPVKAEEGHSLGLIDAVVPPAELLNAARRWALDIAERRKPWVSSVLKTDKLPPLGEAREILKFAKDQTRRQAPNMKHPLMCLEAVEVGIVSGSRAGLEKEAQVGSEVINLDTTKGLIHVFFSQRGTTKVPGVTDRGLVPRKINKVAIIGGGLMGSGIATALILSNYSVILKEVNEKFLEAGIGRVKANLQSRVKKGKMSKEKFEKTMSLLKGSLDYESFRDVDMVIEAVIENISLKQQIFADLEKYCPQHCILASNTSTIDLNKIGERTKSQDRIIGAHFFSPAHVMPLLEIVRTNHTSAQVIVDLLDVGKKIRKTPVVVGNCTGFAVNRMFFPYTQAAMFLVEHGTDPYLIDKAVSKFGMPMGPFRLCDLVGFGVAIATATQFIENFPERTYKSMIIPLMQEDKRAGEATRKGFYLYDDRRKAKPDPEIKKYIDKARGVSGAKPDPKLEKLSEKEIIEMTFFPVVNEACRVFAEGIAVKAADLDIAGIFGMGFPPYRGGIMFWADSIGSKYIYSKLEEWSKAYGEFFKPCAFLAERGSKGAPLSAPLEQSRSRL; translated from the exons ATGGCTTCACGAACGAAAGGGACGACGACGATGGAAGTTGGCGCCGATGGCGTCGCCGTCATAACTCTCGTCAATCCTCCCGTCAATTCGCTATCATTCGACG TGCTATACAGTCTCAAGAGTAATTACGAGGAGGCCTTGAGCAGGAACGATGTTAAAGCTATTGTTGTTACAG GTGCTAAGGGGAAGTTCTCTGGGGGATTTGATATATCTGGATTTGGTGAAATTCAGAAAGGGACGA TGAAAGAGCCAAAGGTTGGATACATATCGATTGATATCCTAACCGATTTGCTTGAAG CTGCAAAGAAACCGTCTGTAGCTGCTATTGATGGGCTTGCCTTAGGAGGAGGGTTAGAGCTTTCCATG GCTTGCCATGCTAGGATATCAGCTCCTGGTGCACAGTTAGGTCTGCCCGAGCTTCAACTCGGTGTTATTCCTGGGTTTGGAG GAACACAGCGTCTTCCACGTCTTGTTGGTCTCACAAAAGCCCTTGAGATGATTTTG ACATCTAAGCCGGTTAAAGCAGAGGAAGGTCATTCATTGGGTCTTATTGATGCTGTCGTGCCACCTGCGGAGTTACTAAACGCTGCTCGTCGCTGGGCCCTTGACATTGCCGAGAGGAGAAAACCATGGGTTTCTAGTGTTTTAAAGACTGATAAGTTACCTCCTCTTGGAGAGGCAAGGGAGATACTGAAATTCGCCAAGGATCAGACGCGCAGGCAAGCCCCCAACATGAAACACCCCTTAATGTGCCTTGAGGCTGTTGAAGTTGGTATTGTTTCTGGTTCAAGGGCTGGTTTAGAAAAG GAGGCTCAAGTCGGCTCAGAAGTGATAAACCTGGATACTACCAAAGGACTGATCCATGTCTTCTTTTCTCAGCGAGGAACTACAAAG GTTCCTGGAGTTACTGATCGTGGGTTGGTGCCAAGGAAGATTAATAAGGTAGCCATAATTGGAGGCGGGTTAATGGGATCTGGAATAGCCACTGCATTGATCCTCAGTAACTATTCAGTGATTCTCAAGGAGGTTAATGAGAAGTTCTTGGAGGCTGGAATTGGCAGGGTCAAAG CTAATCTTCAGAGTCGTGTAAAGAAAGGAAAGATGTCGAAGGAAAAGTTTGAGAAAACCATGTCTCTCCTCAAGGGTTCTCTTGACTATGAAAGCTTTAGGGATGTGGACATGGTCATCGAG GCTGTCATTGAGAATATATCTCTGAAGCAGCAAATTTTTGCTGATCTCGAGAAGTACTGTCCTCAACATTGTATCCTTGCTAGCAACACATCTACCATTGATTTGAACAAAATTGGGGAGCGGACCAAGTCCCAGGATCGGATTATCGGAGCACATTTCTTCAG TCCAGCGCATGTCATGCCACTACTTGAAATAGTTCGGACCAATCATACCTCTGCCCAAGTAATTGTTGACCTGTTAGATGTTGGGAAGAAGATTAGGAAAACACCAGTCGTGGTTGGAAACTGCACGGGGTTCGCAGTTAATAGGATGTTCTTCCCATACACACAGGCAGCTATGTTCCTTGTTGAGCATGGAACAGATCCATATCTAATCGACAAAGCAGTCAGCAAGTTTGGAATGCCAATGGGTCCCTTCAG ATTGTGCGACCTGGTTGGATTCGGTGTGGCGATTGCAACCGCAACACAATTCATTGAGAACTTCCCTGAACGGACATAcaaatcaatgattatcccacTCATGCAAGAGGACAAGAGAGCTG GTGAAGCCACTCGTAAAGGTTTCTATCTTTATGATGATAGGCGCAAGGCTAAACCTGACCCTgaaataaagaaatatatagACAAGGCAAGGGGCGTATCAGGAGCAAAGCCTGACCCGAAG CTGGAGAAACTGTCGGAGAAGGAAATTATTGAAATGACGTTCTTCCCAGTAGTGAACGAGGCGTGTAGAGTCTTTGCGGAAGGAATTGCTGTCAAAGCAGCAGACCTTGACATTGCTGGCATATTTGGAATGGGTTTTCCACCTTACAG AGGAGGAATCATGTTCTGGGCTGATTCCATTGGATCGAAATACATTTACTCAAAGCTAGAGGAGTGGTCGAAGGCTTATGGTGAATTCTTCAAGCCTTGTGCTTTCTTGGCTGAAAGGGGATCCAAAGGAGCTCCTCTG AGCGCTCCTTTGGAACAATCCAGATCACGGTTGTAA
- the LOC103859187 gene encoding uncharacterized protein LOC103859187, with the protein MVNLKDHDMGEGMQCLTHPYTKNLGGICALCLQDKLGKLVTSSFPLSKPNHPSSSSSSSSSANLIYKRSKSMAASYGESFSQRKRSGFWSFLHLYSSKHQTTTKKVHHSSRPRNQIDNEKHQTTETTSDQVIGGGIDVIVEEKDESLSNKVVVETPTNIFGSGGGGSSFGRKVLRSRSVGCGNRSFSSGLGDCALRRIESQREHTKVTSNGGDKADEAMSEMVKCGGIFGGFMIMTPSSSTVNHHHQHKMANRSAWGWASPMRAKTTHKAGHKNTAPNLDSIPSLVTMKS; encoded by the coding sequence ATGGTGAATCTCAAAGATCATGACATGGGAGAAGGGATGCAATGCTTAACACATCCTTACACAAAGAACCTTGGTGGGATATGTGCATTGTGTCTCCAAGACAAACTTGGTAAGCTCGTCACTTCCTCTTTCCCTCTCTCTAAACCTAACcacccttcttcttcctcctcttcgtcttcttcggcTAATCTTATCTACAAGAGAAGCAAATCAATGGCCGCTTCTTACGGTGAGAGTTTCAGCCAGAGGAAACGAAGTGGGTTCTGGTCCTTTCTTCATCTATACTCTTCCAAACACCAAACCACCACCAAAAAAGTCCACCATTCTTCGAGACCAAGAAACCAGATCGATAACGAGAAGCACCAGACAACAGAGACAACATCGGATCAGGTCATTGGTGGAGGCATTGATGTGATAGTTGAGGAAAAAGATGAGAGCCTTAGTAACAAAGTTGTTGTAGAAACGCCAACAAACATTTTTGGTAGTGGTGGTGGAGGATCATCTTTTGGGAGGAAGGTGTTGAGATCAAGATCTGTCGGGTGTGGAAACAGAAGCTTCTCAAGTGGGTTAGGAGATTGTGCCTTGAGAAGGATTGAGTCTCAGAGAGAACACACAAAGGTCACTAGTAATGGTGGTGATAAAGCTGATGAAGCGATGAGTGAAATGGTGAAATGTGGTGGTATCTTTGGAGGGTTTATGATCATGacaccatcatcatcaacagttaatcatcatcatcaacataaGATGGCGAATAGAAGCGCATGGGGATGGGCAAGTCCAATGAGAGCCAAGACTACTCATAAAGCTGGTCACAAAAACACAGCTCCAAACTTGGACTCAATTCCTTCGTTGGTTACTATGAAAAGCTAA